The Sporichthya brevicatena sequence TGCCCCCGGAGTCGGAATGCCGAACCGAAGCCGACTGGGAGGCTTACGCGCGCGCGGCTGCCGTGCCCTCGTACCACCCGGTTGGGTCCTGCCGGATGGGGATCGACGATCTCGCGGTCGTGGACCCGGAACTTCGGGTCCACGGCGTCGACAATCTGCGAGTCGCTGACGCCTCCGTCATGCCGGCGGTCACGACGGGCAACACCAACGCTCCTACGATGATGGTCGGGGAGCGGGCGGCTGACTTCATACTCGGCAGGGGCTAGGTCTCGGCGCCGCCGTCAGCGGCGCGCCGGAGCAATTCCACCCGCCCGCTCCCGCCGTCGACGCGGACGATGTCGCCGGTGCGGAGGGACCGAGTTCCGGTCTGGGTGTTGACCACGCAGGGCACCCCGAGTTCGCGGGCCACGATCGCGGCATGGCTGAGGGCGCCGCCGATGTCGACCACCAGAGCGCCCGAGATGAACATGACGGACGCCCAGCTGGGATCGGTGACCGGCGCGACCAGGATCTCGCCCGGTTCGATGTCGTCGGCGCCAGGGTCGGTGACAACTCGAACGCGACCTTCAGCCACGCCTGGACTCGCGGCGACGCCTTCGACGACCGCACCGGTGATCTCGACGGACGTTTGCTTCGGGTGCGGCTCCGGATTGCCCAGCCAGGCGGGGGGCAACTCGAGGGTCTCGTAGTAGGCGCGGCGTTCGCGGCGCCTGGCGACCAGCTCGCGGGCGTCTCGCGGTGGCCGGACCACCTCGTCAAGGGTCAGGTAGAAGACGTCGTCGATCGTGTCGAGCAAGTCGTCGTCAACCATCAGCTCTCCCAGCCGTCGGGCCGCCGCCCGCGCCATGTCGAGCGACTGCAGGAAGGCGGCCTTGCCGACGCCCCGCATCGGGATGATGCCGGCGGCGAGACGAAGAACGAGGCGCGCGCGCAGTCGCCGGAAAGGAGGCATCGACCGGAGGAGAGCTGCTTCGAGCTCGTGACGTTCCTGTCGTTTGCGGGCCTCGACGAGGGAGGGGTCGGCCGACGCCGGCTTCGTCCGGTAGCCGTCCAGCAGTCTGCGCAGGCCGCTGTCGTCCTCGCGCCACACTCGGCCGGAGATCTCGCCCTCGTTGGGACCGTGGTACCCGTGACGGCGGACGACCTCGTCGACGGACAGCCGACCTCGGGAGGCGGCCCACATGTCGGCGACCATGGCACTCTCGGCGTGGGCGCCGTAGCCGCTCATGAACGAAGTCACTCGATCGGGCCCGACCAGTCTGGACAGCTGGTCGTAGACCGGCTGGGTGGCGCACAACACGTGCAGGCCATGCTCGGCGACGATCCGGTCGAATCGGCGGTGCGCCTCCAGAAGCTGCGTGATCGCCTCTGGCCGCGTCAGATCGGACGTGCGCGCGATGTTCTCCTCCCACCAGGCCTGCGTTTCCGCCGCCAACGTTCGAACGCGGCGATTGATGGTGGCGAAGGTGATCGGGAATCGCAGTGCGATCGCGAGGTAGCGTCGGCGAGTGGGTCGGCTGGTCAGTTGCTCGGGCATGGCGCCGACCACTTGTTCGGCCACCGCGGCCCCGCTGGTCCCGGGCAGGCGGTCGCCCACACTCACCAGGAAGTTGACCTTGCCGGCGACGCGGCCGTAGAAGACGTTCGCCACTCGGTCCTGCGGGTTGGCGGGACATGTCGCCTCGGCCTTCGTCAGAGCTCCCATGCTGGCGAAGGCGCCGCGTGTGGCGCGGTCCGCGGTCGGGCCCCAGAAGGTCCATCCGAGCGGAGTCATCACGCCCGGCATCGCTTCGCCGAAGTTGCCGGTGCTCCAGTAGTCGCCCGGCTCACTGACAGTGTGCAGCGGGTCCCAGTCCTCCGGTCCCAGCCGGAGTGAGGCCAGCTCCCGGGCGTTGTCAGCGCTCACCTGTACGTCCGCTTCTCGACGGGGATCGAGCGCAGAAACTTGCGCGCCTGGATGCCCGGGAACCACTCGATGGCTTCGCCGTACTGAACAGAGCCGTCGTCGAGCGTCCACTCGCACAGCGACCAGAACTGCAGGTAGCGCGCCCACGGCACCCACTTCAGGACGTTCTTGCAGCGTCCCTCGGCCCGTACGGTTCGACCGAGTTCGTCAATTCCCTCGATCGCCAGTCGCCATGGCACGCCGTCCGCACGACGCTCCAGAACGGTGCGCGAACCTTGCACGATGTTCGCGACCTTGCCATCACGCTGGATCCACCCCGTGATGGCCTTCTCCGTCGTGCCCGTAATGGGGTCGGTGTCACGGGGAAGGTCGCTCGCGTTGTACATCTGCAGCGCAAAACCCTTGCCGTCGTTGAACCACGGGAAGTCGCCCCGAGGATTGTCCTTGTAAAGGCGCGGGCCCCAGGAGTGATCGCGGTTCGAGCCGCAGTCGACGGCGATCTCCTCGTTGTTCACCTCAACGGTTCCAGTGATCCGTCCGCCCTGTTCGTAATGGTGCGGTCCCCATTCCTCGGAGCCGTCGGGGAAACCGGAGTTGGCCACGTCCATCGTGGCGTCGAAGCGGAGATCGAAGCGGACGCCGTCGCGGTCGTACTGCAGGGAAAAGGCCTTGAGTGGCTCGAGGCAGGACACCGAGAGCCCGTTCGGTGTCGTGTAATCGAACATCTCGGTGTCGGATTGCAGGTCCAACGGCGCGAACTCGTGCCAGTCGTGGTAGATGCAGTCCCACATGTTCTCGCCGCTGGGGTCCCACAGGGCGACCCCGGTCATCGAAAAGTTCATGTTGGGCCGGTGGTTCATGTAGACGAATCCGCTGAGGTCGCGTTCCGCGACGTAAAACGGAAACCACGCGCTCTCGTTCCAGAACGGATCGGCCGACATGGTGTCGCGGTGGAAGTAGTCGTCCGAGGGCTGAACGTGAGTGACCATGCGTCAGACTCCGGGGGTCGAGGGACGGGATTCGGCAGCGGTGAGACGTTCCGCGCATTGGGCCAGCGCGTGTTCTGCGCGTGCAGCGCGACGTTCAGCGGCCACCACTCGTTCGTGGAGTTCGAGGAGTAGTTGGGCCGTGACGGGCGCGTCGGTGGGGAGCGGTGCCGTGGCGGAAGTCGCCGGGCTGACGCCGTGCAGGATCAGCTCGACCATGGCTTGCCGCATCTTGTCCGGTGTGGTGTGGACCGCGCTGGTGGGGAGCATCGGGTCCAGCAGTGCGACCCCCATCACCATGCCCAGGACGACGACGTTCGTGGTGGCGGGATCGACGTGGAGTCCGCGCCGGGCGCCTTCCAGTTCGAGTTGCGGAACGAGCTGTTGGAGGATCTGTCCGATCTCTGACGGCCAGGAGTCCTCGGCGTCCTGGGCGCTCGAGACCTCGCCGGTACCGGCGGTGAGGTCTGATCGTCCCTGCACCAAGGCCATGGTGAGCTCCGCGTGGTCGCGGAGCAGTCGATACAACGGACCGACAAAGTCCTCAATCAGCTGACTCAATGGCGCGGGGTTGGAGATCTGTTCGCTCCAGGTGGCGAGGTAGTTGTTGATCACCTCGCCGAACGGGAGGAGAACGGCGGCGCGGTAGAGGCCCGCCTTAGACCCGAATCGTCGGTACACCGTTGGTTCATGGACACCGGCTCGGGCGGCGATCTGGCGGGTGGTGGTGTGGGCGTACCCCTGGGTCGCGAAGAGATGCCGAGCGGACTCCAGAAGGAGCTGCTCGACCTCCGCGGCAGTGCGGCGCCGCGCGCCGGTGGTCGACCCCGACCGGCCCTGCTTCGGCATTCGGACTCGCTTTGTCGCTCTGTCGGCTGATGAGGCAGAGGCTAGCGGCAGCTATCGAATTAGGCCAGCATTCCTGAAGAAAGCGTACACAGTAAGGTCATCCTGCGTTAGCGAGTGCTAGTCAGTGACCTAGTCGCAGATCAGGTTCGGTGTGACGAAAAGTCCGTGGGCCTCGGCCAGGACATCGCCAGAGGTGGCTCGAAGGTCTCCCCGTACATGAATCTTCCGGCGTTCGACGTGCTCGACCCAGGCCTGTGCTTCGAGGGGCGCGCCGACGGGCGTCAAGCGGCGGTAGTCGACGTGGAGGAACGCGGTGCGCACGGGGTACTGAGCGCCGCGTCGTGTCGCCAAGTGTCCGAGTACATCGTCGAAGAGCAGCGGAAGCATGCCGCCGTGCGTGGCTGCGGCACCCCCGAGGTGGGCTCGGCGGAACGTCACCCACCCGTGGGAACGGTCGCGCTCCGCCAGATCCTCGACGAACGGGGCCAGCAACGGGTGGCCCCGGCCCGGAAGGTCCGGCCGGCGACCGGCCGGGGACTCGGACTCGTCGGTGCGGTACGCCTCCAGTGAAGCGCTCACATCCCGCAGGGCGGCGGCGGCGGCCTGGACGAGGTGGTCCGGTGCGTTCAGGCAGGCAATGGTGTCGAGCAAGTGATGGGCCGCAGCGAGCAGCGGCCCATACTCGGGTCCACCCGGTACGCGCTCCGCGTCGTCCGCGGGTGGTGCGGAGCGCGCGTCGGCGCTCACTTCAGTCCGAAGCGCTGTGCGCCGTCGATCCGGATCGTCTCGCCGTTCACATAGTCGTTGCCGACCAGGAAGGACACCAGATCGGCGTACTCGTCGGCGCGGCCCATGCGCTTGGGAAAGGGCACGTGCTTGCCCCACGCCTCCTGGGCGGAGTCCTCGTCGAGTTGGAATGCCGGTGTGTAGAACGTGCCCGGTGCCACGGTCACGACACGGATCCCGGTGGCGGAGAGGTCTCGTGCCGCCACCAGCCCCAGACCGACCACGCCGCCCTTGGCGGCGCTGTAGTCGGCCTGGCCGACCTGTCCCTCGAATGCGGCAATGCTGGCGGTGTTCACGATCAGGCCGCGGACTCCGGAGTCCATGGGGTCGTGCGCGGCCATCGCGGCGGCGGCCTGCCGAAGCAGGTTGAAGGTCCCGGAGAGGTAGATCCGGAGCGTTCGGTCGAACAGCTCCTGGGGCATGGGGGATCCGTCGCGTGCCAGGATCCGCTGCTGGGCGACCGGGCCGGCGTGCGCGCACACCGAGACTCGGAGCTCACCCAACTCCTGGGCGGCCGCGACGGCAGCGGCGACAGAGGCTTCGTCGGTCACGTCCGTGCGGACGAACACTGCCTGATCCCCGAGGTCGGCGGCGAGCTTCGCTCCTCGGTCCTCGGCGAGGTCCGCGATCACCACCCGGGCTCCGTCGGCGACAAGCCGGCGGACCGTTGCTTCGCCGAGCCCGCCGGCGCCACCGGAGACGATGGCCGCTTTACCTTGAATCTGCATGGGA is a genomic window containing:
- a CDS encoding DUF7065 domain-containing protein encodes the protein MVTHVQPSDDYFHRDTMSADPFWNESAWFPFYVAERDLSGFVYMNHRPNMNFSMTGVALWDPSGENMWDCIYHDWHEFAPLDLQSDTEMFDYTTPNGLSVSCLEPLKAFSLQYDRDGVRFDLRFDATMDVANSGFPDGSEEWGPHHYEQGGRITGTVEVNNEEIAVDCGSNRDHSWGPRLYKDNPRGDFPWFNDGKGFALQMYNASDLPRDTDPITGTTEKAITGWIQRDGKVANIVQGSRTVLERRADGVPWRLAIEGIDELGRTVRAEGRCKNVLKWVPWARYLQFWSLCEWTLDDGSVQYGEAIEWFPGIQARKFLRSIPVEKRTYR
- a CDS encoding PEP-utilizing enzyme, yielding MSADNARELASLRLGPEDWDPLHTVSEPGDYWSTGNFGEAMPGVMTPLGWTFWGPTADRATRGAFASMGALTKAEATCPANPQDRVANVFYGRVAGKVNFLVSVGDRLPGTSGAAVAEQVVGAMPEQLTSRPTRRRYLAIALRFPITFATINRRVRTLAAETQAWWEENIARTSDLTRPEAITQLLEAHRRFDRIVAEHGLHVLCATQPVYDQLSRLVGPDRVTSFMSGYGAHAESAMVADMWAASRGRLSVDEVVRRHGYHGPNEGEISGRVWREDDSGLRRLLDGYRTKPASADPSLVEARKRQERHELEAALLRSMPPFRRLRARLVLRLAAGIIPMRGVGKAAFLQSLDMARAAARRLGELMVDDDLLDTIDDVFYLTLDEVVRPPRDARELVARRRERRAYYETLELPPAWLGNPEPHPKQTSVEITGAVVEGVAASPGVAEGRVRVVTDPGADDIEPGEILVAPVTDPSWASVMFISGALVVDIGGALSHAAIVARELGVPCVVNTQTGTRSLRTGDIVRVDGGSGRVELLRRAADGGAET
- a CDS encoding helix-turn-helix domain-containing protein; its protein translation is MPKQGRSGSTTGARRRTAAEVEQLLLESARHLFATQGYAHTTTRQIAARAGVHEPTVYRRFGSKAGLYRAAVLLPFGEVINNYLATWSEQISNPAPLSQLIEDFVGPLYRLLRDHAELTMALVQGRSDLTAGTGEVSSAQDAEDSWPSEIGQILQQLVPQLELEGARRGLHVDPATTNVVVLGMVMGVALLDPMLPTSAVHTTPDKMRQAMVELILHGVSPATSATAPLPTDAPVTAQLLLELHERVVAAERRAARAEHALAQCAERLTAAESRPSTPGV
- a CDS encoding PaaI family thioesterase, which codes for MLDTIACLNAPDHLVQAAAAALRDVSASLEAYRTDESESPAGRRPDLPGRGHPLLAPFVEDLAERDRSHGWVTFRRAHLGGAAATHGGMLPLLFDDVLGHLATRRGAQYPVRTAFLHVDYRRLTPVGAPLEAQAWVEHVERRKIHVRGDLRATSGDVLAEAHGLFVTPNLICD
- a CDS encoding SDR family oxidoreductase — its product is MQIQGKAAIVSGGAGGLGEATVRRLVADGARVVIADLAEDRGAKLAADLGDQAVFVRTDVTDEASVAAAVAAAQELGELRVSVCAHAGPVAQQRILARDGSPMPQELFDRTLRIYLSGTFNLLRQAAAAMAAHDPMDSGVRGLIVNTASIAAFEGQVGQADYSAAKGGVVGLGLVAARDLSATGIRVVTVAPGTFYTPAFQLDEDSAQEAWGKHVPFPKRMGRADEYADLVSFLVGNDYVNGETIRIDGAQRFGLK